The Paenibacillus sophorae genome has a segment encoding these proteins:
- a CDS encoding GH25 family lysozyme — protein MRKISFAAMLFILFFLGLSEQAYASPTAARIILDGNELDLGGDRQVMIVHNSVLVPIRVIVEELGFSVDWTSGTGTVTVTKSDQKIRLRIGNVKADVNGRNVPLTVAPVLKNGTTLIPLRFVGEQMGLSVYWDNTDKLVTLISPVSIVGSDASLSGAEVIDSVYSPEKTVADAADIYTQGLDVSHHNGQIDWSQVADEGYHFVFIKASEGKSFRDNKFTDNLKGAREAGLLAGAYHFLDAVTPEDARLEADNFASAIEEAGGISELDMPPVLDYENNPGKLAPKEIRIVAQAFLNEIEALTGCRPIIYTGSVFASNFDSSFSGYKLWIAKYSSQPPLNIQAWDKWDIWQYTQTGTVPGITGNVDLDWYNGSMEELRSFLTSP, from the coding sequence ATGCGGAAAATTAGTTTTGCAGCGATGCTCTTCATTCTCTTCTTCCTGGGATTGTCTGAACAGGCCTATGCGTCGCCTACTGCAGCGCGGATTATTCTTGATGGCAATGAACTTGATCTCGGCGGTGACAGACAGGTTATGATCGTACATAACAGTGTGCTCGTTCCTATCCGGGTAATTGTGGAAGAGTTGGGATTCAGTGTGGACTGGACCAGCGGGACAGGTACGGTAACGGTAACAAAATCCGATCAAAAAATCCGGTTACGGATTGGCAATGTCAAAGCCGACGTGAACGGAAGGAATGTTCCCCTGACTGTCGCGCCGGTTCTAAAGAACGGCACCACCCTGATTCCCCTTCGCTTTGTCGGGGAACAAATGGGCCTGAGCGTCTACTGGGATAACACGGACAAGCTGGTCACGTTGATTAGCCCCGTCTCCATCGTCGGCAGCGATGCCTCGTTATCCGGCGCCGAAGTGATCGATAGCGTATACAGCCCGGAAAAAACTGTAGCCGATGCCGCCGACATCTATACGCAGGGGCTGGACGTCTCTCATCATAATGGGCAAATCGATTGGTCCCAGGTAGCGGACGAAGGCTATCATTTTGTTTTTATAAAAGCATCTGAAGGCAAATCATTCCGTGACAACAAGTTCACAGATAACCTTAAAGGTGCCAGGGAAGCCGGCCTGCTGGCGGGCGCGTATCATTTTCTTGACGCCGTGACGCCCGAAGACGCCCGTCTGGAGGCTGACAATTTCGCAAGCGCAATTGAAGAAGCGGGAGGAATATCCGAGCTGGATATGCCGCCTGTCCTGGACTATGAGAATAACCCCGGAAAGCTTGCGCCGAAGGAGATCAGAATCGTAGCTCAAGCTTTTTTGAACGAGATAGAAGCCTTGACCGGCTGCCGGCCCATAATCTACACCGGAAGCGTCTTTGCCTCGAATTTCGACTCCTCTTTCTCCGGCTATAAGCTGTGGATCGCCAAGTACAGCAGCCAGCCTCCCCTGAACATTCAGGCCTGGGACAAATGGGACATCTGGCAGTATACACAGACAGGCACCGTTCCCGGCATCACCGGAAATGTAGACTTGGATTGGTATAACGGTTCGATGGAGGAATTACGTTCTTTTCTGACTTCGCCATAG
- a CDS encoding LTA synthase family protein has translation MRHYLPGKRLGIMLLSFLIGGFVLNFIMQAATFGMDIGSVFAWISNYYWLYAAGSLFFFFVLLAFAAVIPNLYAGPLIAFIACVILGIADYKKLTTTGEPLFPWDLMLVKNAGEMSKITNGMISPLALVLAVVLIAGLIYLLRKLPKIRIGLPLRAGFTILSAAMIAGFILVVDGQSTLATSIHYQNIYWNQKVNYTQNGFLFAFTGNLKQNLMEKPDNYSKEAITKIAEKYSALQGNSTAAAPAESPNIMYMMDEAFFDPTRLPTYTFSEDPLKFIHLEEQDTPSGYMLSPEFGGNTANIEFEALTGLSMYFLNDGSIPYQQRIVKMSSLPSIVSILKDRGYRALALHPFDETFYNRNKVYPVLGFDQFTSQDQMTNAGRITPDGYISDMAAVKEAVRELDSSDQPTFLHLVTMQNHFPFVKGHNGPNTVTVSGVKPERKDELETYVQDTKLTDEALAYLAEELKAIKRPTVVVFWGDHLPALSGDIYTQAGWDTNPRLKHETKLLYMANFDIDKQPVGTLSPAFLGPTVFELTGQKMPAYYKLLDKVKSELPGLSKSVLIGPSGVVTGLNAEQQELLDDYRLVEYDMLEGESYSKDLLF, from the coding sequence GTGCGTCATTATTTGCCCGGCAAACGGCTGGGAATCATGCTGCTGTCTTTTTTGATCGGCGGATTTGTACTGAATTTCATTATGCAGGCCGCTACGTTTGGCATGGATATCGGAAGCGTTTTCGCTTGGATATCGAATTACTACTGGCTGTATGCAGCCGGCAGTCTGTTCTTTTTCTTCGTTCTGCTCGCTTTTGCAGCAGTTATCCCAAATTTGTATGCGGGTCCTTTAATTGCATTTATCGCGTGTGTTATTCTGGGCATCGCTGATTATAAAAAGCTTACAACGACGGGGGAACCGCTGTTTCCATGGGACCTTATGCTGGTCAAAAATGCCGGGGAGATGAGTAAGATTACCAATGGCATGATTTCGCCGCTCGCGCTTGTCCTGGCTGTGGTACTCATTGCGGGGCTGATCTATCTGCTGCGAAAGCTTCCCAAGATCAGAATCGGACTGCCGCTGCGGGCGGGTTTTACGATTCTTTCGGCAGCCATGATTGCCGGGTTTATTCTAGTGGTCGACGGCCAGTCCACGCTTGCAACCTCCATCCACTATCAGAATATTTATTGGAACCAGAAAGTGAATTATACCCAGAACGGATTTTTATTCGCTTTTACAGGCAATCTGAAGCAGAATCTGATGGAGAAACCGGACAATTACAGTAAGGAAGCCATAACCAAAATTGCAGAAAAATACAGTGCGCTTCAAGGCAACAGCACTGCCGCAGCGCCTGCGGAGTCTCCAAATATCATGTACATGATGGACGAGGCCTTCTTTGACCCGACGCGTCTTCCCACCTACACTTTTAGTGAAGACCCTTTGAAATTTATCCACCTTGAGGAACAAGATACGCCGTCCGGCTATATGCTGTCACCCGAATTTGGCGGCAATACGGCCAATATCGAATTTGAAGCGCTGACGGGCTTGTCAATGTATTTTCTCAATGACGGCTCCATTCCTTACCAGCAGCGTATTGTGAAAATGTCCTCGCTGCCCTCGATCGTCAGTATCCTTAAAGACCGGGGATACCGGGCGCTGGCGCTTCATCCGTTCGATGAGACGTTCTACAACCGGAATAAAGTGTACCCTGTTCTCGGGTTTGACCAGTTTACGAGCCAGGATCAAATGACAAATGCCGGGCGCATCACGCCGGACGGATACATCTCCGATATGGCCGCCGTCAAGGAAGCGGTGCGCGAGCTGGACAGCTCCGATCAGCCGACGTTCCTGCATTTGGTTACGATGCAGAATCATTTTCCGTTCGTCAAAGGCCATAACGGACCGAACACGGTAACGGTTAGCGGCGTGAAGCCGGAACGGAAGGACGAGCTTGAGACGTACGTCCAGGATACGAAGCTGACCGACGAGGCGCTCGCCTATCTTGCCGAAGAGCTGAAGGCGATAAAGCGGCCTACGGTTGTCGTATTCTGGGGCGACCATCTTCCGGCGCTCTCTGGGGACATCTATACGCAGGCGGGCTGGGATACGAATCCCAGACTGAAGCATGAGACGAAGCTCCTCTATATGGCCAATTTTGATATCGACAAGCAGCCGGTGGGTACCCTCAGTCCCGCATTTCTCGGGCCGACTGTATTTGAACTGACGGGGCAAAAGATGCCGGCTTACTACAAGCTGCTGGACAAGGTGAAATCGGAGCTTCCCGGCTTAAGCAAAAGTGTGCTGATCGGGCCGTCCGGCGTTGTTACCGGATTGAACGCGGAGCAGCAGGAGCTGCTGGATGATTACCGGTTGGTGGAATACGATATGCTGGAGGGAGAGAGCTACTCGAAGGATTTGCTGTTTTAA